In one window of Hevea brasiliensis isolate MT/VB/25A 57/8 chromosome 10, ASM3005281v1, whole genome shotgun sequence DNA:
- the LOC110671055 gene encoding uncharacterized protein LOC110671055, translating to MGEEHEIEVKLKEKKDECESESTSTKAKASKEANEEKEDKKKIEEKYMPPTPYKPPLPFPQRFHKAQLDKQFGKFLEVLKKLYINIPFTDFISQMPSYAKFFREILSNKKRLEDYKTVALTEECSAILQNKLPPKLKDPGSFSIPCHIGETNIERALCDLGASVSLMPLSICEKLKVGDLKPTTISLQLADRSIKYPVGILKNVPLKVGKFFIPVDFIVLEMEEDVRMPIILGRPFLATAGANIDVKNGKLKLTVGEEEIEFNLFQHSKEPTVMNSCYRVDVIEHDAETEHKVRKKKSASPSHLINNEASKVKLKPPSKSLKRGDSSKVCKNILQDIVGILNKATGIFTYNGKKLKYNFISAPVLKGAFTLIKFKGDICLSFIFVTVHATVHAA from the exons ATGGGGGAAGAACACGAAATTGAAGTAAagttgaaagaaaagaaagatgagTGTGAGAGTGAATCCACTTCAACTAAAGCTAAAGCTAGTAAGGAAGCAAATGAAGAGaaagaagataaaaagaaaatagaagagaaaTATATGCCTCCTACACCGTACAAGCCACCATTGCCCTTTCCTCAGAGGTTTCATAAAGCACAATTAGATAAGCAGTTTGGGAAATTCCTTGAAGTTttgaagaagttgtatatcaacatTCCATTCACCGATTTCATTtctcaaatgccttcttatgctaagttttttagggagattttatcaaataaaaaaagGTTGGAAGATTATAAAACTGTTGCACTTACTGAGGAGTGCAGTGCTATATTGCAGAACAAGCTCCCACCTAAGCTGAAAGATCCTGGaagtttttccataccatgtcacattggagaAACAAATATTGAGAGAGCATTATGTGACTTGGGGGCTAGTGTTAGCTTGATGCCACTTTCCATATGTGAGAAGTTAAAGGTTGGAGATCTAAAGCCCACAACTATTTCTttgcagttagctgacagatctatAAAGTATCCAGTTGGGATTTTAAAGAATGTACCATTAAAAGTTGGGAAGTTTTTCATTCCAGTGGATTTTATTGTActagagatggaggaggatgtaagaATGCCCATCATACTTGGAAGGCCATTTTTAGCCACTGCAGGAGCTAATATAGATGTAAAGAATGGGAAATTGAAGTTGACAGTGGGGGAAGAGGAAATAGAGTTTAATTTATTCCAACATTCCAAGGAACCAACTGTGATGAATTCTTGTTATAGGGTAGATGTTATAGAGCATGATGCTGAAACTGAA CATAAAGTGCGAAAGAAAAAGTCAGCTTCACCATCTCATttgattaacaatgaagcttcaaAAGTTAAGCTCAAGCCTCCATCAAAATCACTTAAAAGAGGAGATTCATCTAAAGTTTGTAAGAATATTCTTCAAGATATAGTTGGGATTCTAAACAAAGCAACAGGTATTTTCACATATAATGGGAAAAAGTTGAAGTATAACTTCATTTCAGCACCTGTTTTGAAGGGAG ctTTTACCCTCATTAAATTCAAaggtgacatttgtttatctttt ATTTTTGTTACTGTTCacgctactgttcatgctgcttaa